The segment AGCAGTGGCGCCGCCAGCGGAACGCCCTCCAGGGGTCGTTCACGCCCGCGACGGTCCAGGGGTTCGCGGACGACATCGTCGACCGCGCGAGCGCGATGGCGGCCGACTGGACGGCGACCCCGGGCGACGTCGCGCTCCGCGACCAGAACGCCCGGTTCGCGCTCGACGTGCTCGCTCGCACCTTGCTCGACGTCGACCTCGACGACGAGCGCGGCGACGTCGTCTCGACCGCCGCCGACGCCATCTCGGACTACGCGTCGCCCGCGAGCCTCGCCGTCCCGGACTGGATTCCGCTTCCCGCAGAGCACCGCTACCGCCGCGCGATGGCGGACCTCGACGCGCTCGTCGACGACCTCGTCGCGGAACGGCGCGCCGACGCGAACGCGAGCGGTGACTTCGGCGACGACCTCCTCGGCACGATGCTCGCGGCCGTCGCCGACGGCGGTGACGGAGACGGCGTCGACGCCGACGACGCGGGCGTCCGCGAGGACGAGCTGCGCGACCAGCTCGTCACGTTCCTGTTCGCCGGCCACGAGACGACCGCGACCGCGCTCACGTACGCGGTCTGGCTCGTCGCCGGCCACCCGCGCGTCCGCGAGCGCCTCGACGCCGAGCTCGACGCCGTCCTGGACGGCGGGGACCCGTCGTTCGCCGACGTCCCGCAGCTCTCGTACGCGGAGGCCGTCGTCGAGGAGGCACTCCGGCTCTACCCGCCGGTGACCACGATCTACCGCGAGGCGAAGTCGCCGACGACCGTCGACGGGTACCGCGTCCACCCGGGTGAGGTCCTCCAGCTGTCGACGTACCACGTCCACCGCGACGACCGCTGGTGGGACGCCCCCGCCGAGTTCCGTCCCGAGCGCTGGCTGGACGACGCTGACGCGA is part of the Halorubellus sp. JP-L1 genome and harbors:
- a CDS encoding cytochrome P450, giving the protein MSDARNATVDGSSEEDDRPASGSDRGRADTVSNARRPPHVDGLPVVGCTLGVVRDALDFGERLFERGDVVSYDAFGRRFVGIADPDAIESILVSRNDAFRKGEFETEFGAIIAADGLAFTEGEQWRRQRNALQGSFTPATVQGFADDIVDRASAMAADWTATPGDVALRDQNARFALDVLARTLLDVDLDDERGDVVSTAADAISDYASPASLAVPDWIPLPAEHRYRRAMADLDALVDDLVAERRADANASGDFGDDLLGTMLAAVADGGDGDGVDADDAGVREDELRDQLVTFLFAGHETTATALTYAVWLVAGHPRVRERLDAELDAVLDGGDPSFADVPQLSYAEAVVEEALRLYPPVTTIYREAKSPTTVDGYRVHPGEVLQLSTYHVHRDDRWWDAPAEFRPERWLDDADATVGGLDPDATVAGLDADVDAAAFGREDRPEYAFFPFGGGPRHCIGMRFARLELRLALATLANRLEFEQVGGFDPTVKIALDPGDVRIRARERR